A window of the Macaca nemestrina isolate mMacNem1 chromosome X, mMacNem.hap1, whole genome shotgun sequence genome harbors these coding sequences:
- the LOC139360626 gene encoding histone H2B type F-M-like produces MAAASAMAEASSKMTSEEDQSIQEPKEANSTTVQKKTRGLRGSRRRHANRRRDSFGNSFAAYFPQVLKQVHQGLSLSPESVSVMDSMVHDILDRIATEAGRLARYAKRVTITSRDIQVAVRLLLPGKMGKLAEAQGTNAALRTSLCAIWQQRK; encoded by the exons ATGGCCGCTGCCTCTGCCATGGCTGAGGCTTCCTCTAAGATGACCTCTGAGGAAGACCAGAGCATCCAAGAGCCCAAAGAGGCCAACTCCACGACCGTCCAGAAGAAGACGCGAGGGCTCCGAGGTTCCCGCAGGCGCCATGCCAACCGCCGCAGGGACAGCTTCGGGAACAGCTTTGCCGCCTATTTCCCCCAGGTGCTGAAGCAGGTTCACCAGGGCCTCAGCCTTTCCCCAGAGTCCGTGAGTGTCATGGACTCTATGGTCCATGACATATTGGACCGCATCGCCACCGAGGCTGGTCGCCTGGCCCGCTACGCCAAGCGTGTGACCATCACCTCCCGGGACATCCAGGTGGCCGTGCGCCTACTGCTGCCGGGGAAGATGGGCAAGCTCGCTGAGGCCCAGGGCACGAATGCCGCCCTCAG AACTTCATTATGTGCGATATGGCAACAGAGAAAGTGA
- the LOC139360627 gene encoding histone H2B type F-M-like translates to MAAASAMAEASSKMTSEEDQSIQEPKEANSTTVQMKTRGLRGSRRRHANRRRDSFGNSFAAYFPQVLKQVHQGLSLSPESVSVMDSMVHDILDRIATEAGRLARYAKRVTITSRDIQVAVRLLLPGKMGKLAEAQGTNAALRTSLCAIWQQRK, encoded by the exons ATGGCCGCTGCCTCTGCCATGGCTGAGGCTTCCTCTAAGATGACCTCTGAGGAAGACCAGAGCATCCAAGAGCCCAAAGAGGCCAACTCCACGACCGTCCAGATGAAGACGCGAGGGCTCCGAGGTTCCCGCAGGCGCCATGCCAACCGCCGCAGGGACAGCTTCGGGAACAGCTTTGCCGCCTATTTCCCCCAGGTGCTGAAGCAGGTTCACCAGGGCCTCAGCCTTTCCCCAGAGTCCGTGAGTGTCATGGACTCTATGGTCCATGACATATTGGACCGCATCGCCACCGAGGCTGGTCGCCTGGCCCGCTACGCCAAGCGTGTGACCATCACCTCCCGGGACATCCAGGTGGCCGTGCGCCTACTGCTGCCGGGGAAGATGGGCAAGCTCGCTGAGGCCCAGGGCACGAATGCCGCCCTCAG AACTTCATTATGTGCGATATGGCAACAGAGAAAGTGA